The nucleotide window aaggctatagaatacacagttttgggttacacccatccagtgatgaactggtctcagctgtcctaactaggacacagTGTGAGGGTATGTTCCCAAAACTCAGCAAAATAAAGTgatgagcagcacagccagcaaaCTCCATGTCCCATCCAAGAGCTTTGCTATTCCATAGTTACTGTCTTGCCTTTGTCTTGCCTCACGTTGGGCACCAAAAAggactgtggtgggttgaccttggctggacaccaggtgcccacccagacAGTCTATTGCTGCCCTTCCCAGAAGGACAGTGGAGAGAGaacaagatggaaaacaacCCCTAGGTTGAGATAAGTCactttactaaagcaaaagcaaaagtttgCGTGCACAAGCGAAGCAGAAAATGACAaagtttattctctacttcccatcagcgAGTGATGTCCGGTCACTTCCCagaaagcagggcttcagcacatgGAGTGGTTGCTCAGCAGACAAACGTTGTAAACAATGTcgtccccttcctcctcctttcctcagcttttatatctgagctgacgccatatggtctggaatatccccttggttagtttgggtcagctggcctggctgtgtcccctcccagaagGAATGTTGCAGTGCTGGTGctgagccagccctgctcagcagtggccaaaataccagtgtgttatcaacacctttctagctaccaatgcaaagcacagcactgtgagggatGCTATGGGAAAAtggcccagctcagccagacccaacacAGGAATAAACTCTTTATTGGCTAAACAAGGGTGTGGGTCTGTGTTTGCTGTCCGGGGGCTCTTCACCTCTCCTGCCACACACCTCGCCCTCCTCAGACGGGCTTTGGGCGCACAGCTCTGCGTCGTGCTCCGGCACGGGCAGGGGGCTTCGGCCCCGCCGGAGGGACGGGCTGGCGGGAAATCCGTCGGCCCACAGAGGGGAGGGTGTCCtcagcagcactgctctcctttcctccttggGATGCCGTGGTCCCTTTGAAATCCTCTTCAGGGGTCGGTGCAGGCCTACATTGACAAATCCGCTGTATTGCAGACTGAATTATCTGTTTTGCCATGGTCCTTATATCCAAAGTGTTGCCTGATGTTGCTGCATCCTCTTCATTCTCCAAGCTCTCCTTCACCGTTGCAAGAACCTCAGGCTCCAAGGTTTTGGCATAGCCAGTCCCTTCTGCACGGCGCTTTGGTTGTAAGGGGGGCAACTTTGTTCCCTTGCTTGCTTCCTGCCTCCGCCGTTCAGATGCTCTGGGGAATCCTCGTCTTGCTTCCATGCCCTGCTTTGAGGAAAGTgtctgggatggctctggctgAATGTTGGAGGCCTGTCCCTTGGGAAGCTCCAGGATTTCAGTGTGTTCACCACTAGAGTCTCGTCCAAACTGAGAAGCTACCATGGATTTCAAGAGGTTGCGAACATTTTTAACAACAAGTCCCGTGAGCTTGTCAAGGCAAGCCTCTAAACATGCTCTGTGTGAAGTGGCTGTTTCAGCTTCCTCGGATTTGTCTGCTTGGGTGGCTCCTCCATCAACAGGTTGCTCCTCCAGActggctgctgctccttgaTCAGAAGCTTGGGATTCCAGATGGTCCCCCAACATCTCCAACACAGTCGCTACAAGCTCTTGGGCCACCGTTTCCATTTCCTGACAGTGATCTGGAGGTGTCTCCAAAGGCTGTGCTCTCATGCTGGAAGATGTTCCTCTGATCCCCTGGGCAGCGTTCTTTAAAAAGTTGACACGCTTATCCTGAGGAACCTTCAGCTTCCCAAAAACTCTGAGCACAACAGTCTCAACCAGCTCTTTGAGCTTCTgagcttctgctgcagttaGTTGTTCAGACACAGCTTTGACCTGCCCGTCAGCAGGAATGTCTGGCTTCCCCTGGGAGTCAGCACCAGTGCTGACACTCCCAGGCAGTGTGGCATCTTCCTGGCCCAGATCAGCTGTAGCGTAGGTTTGGTCCTCATCCAAAGCTGCTTTCACTGTTTTGGATTGTCGCAATTTCCGTGTGGTTTCTCTTCTCTTGGGCGGAGGTGGGCAATAAGGTTTGTGAGTCTGCATCCACCGCCTTCCCGGGCGGGAAGCGTTGGTGGCTCCCGGCAGCTGGGTGCCATGCTTTGATTTGGCCGGGGGTGGCTGAATACATTCCTGAAAGGTGACACCAGGTTGTGGCCACTGTTGCCTGGACAAGCGCTGAGGCTTCCCACAGGTCCAGGACAGCACTCTGCTTCAGCCAGGCAACGAGGGCAGGAGAGAAGGGCTTCCCTCAGGACTCCATGTGCTTGCACATAGCCCTCGTGCCCATGCCCACCCCAGCACCCCGCGCTGCCTCAGCCCCGAGCCGCGCAGTCCTTTCCTCACCACAAATCtgcccctcagcacagccctcacCTCTTGTGCACTGAGCACCTCCCCTGCAAGGAAAGCCCCAGCCCTCAGCACCACCCTGTGCCCATGAACACACTGCTTTGCCCACCTCTTTCCGCATCGACATCGTCTCTGAAAACAGCTTATGCCTGGTCAGATAGTCCCTGTACTGATTGAACTCCTTCAGAGTGCAAACCACCTATGGAGGGATGAGGGCAGAACCCCCCAGGCACTGTCAAGCCATGCAGAACTGCCCTCCCCAGTGGGAggggagctgctcctctgctcacCATTGCCCCCACTGCCCCTGGTGTCAGAGCCCCCGATTCCCCCCGGCCAGGGCTCCTCGCCCCGGCTCCAGGCCTCGCCCCGGCTGCCTCCTCAGCACACGGGCAGCGCGGGGCAGCctgagaggagcagggctgggacttCCCAGAGGGATGTTGGCACCatttctgctcccagggaaaccagcccacagccctgccctctgcccacagcaggcgGCTGCAGCAAGTGCTCTGGGAACCCGCTTGATCAGCCTGGTGTCCAAATCTACCTTGTTATCACTGGTGACAAAGCCCCGTCTCATCAGCAACTCCAGGACATCCTTACGTTTATGGTAGTCCCGCAGGTGGGGGTCATGCAGGCAGTTGTAGTCTATAGTGAGGTGGTGGTTGTAGGGATCATCCAGGGTGAAATAAGGAAATGGCTGGTGAAGCTGTAAGAGAGATTTTCCAGAGTACAAAGGAGGCAGAAGAGAGCAGCAAAGAGGTGCCACTTGGTACTTGTGAAAAGGTGCCAGAAACCAGTGCAGAGAACTGACAAgtcctttttctctgtgttccaGGGAGTTTGAGGTTCCCTCCACTGCCCAGCCCTGTCCGACTgaagggctgcagctcctgctgcagagcagatggcCACAGGAACttgatggggactccaccaaAGCGGAGAGCTGATCTACCCTCTTTCTACTTGCTTTACCTTTTCCCCCACCTTTCCCCTGCAGAAGACAGGCTTGGTTCCGGGCTTCACAGGGATCTTGACCCCAATTGGGAGGTTCAGCAGGTCAGAATCCATTTCAGTGGTATCCCCTTTTCACAGGGGATATTCTGAGGCTGAGCTGGGAACACACAGACACCCAAGCAGACCTGCCAGAGGGACGGGCTGTTGGGAAAACTGTGGGTCCACAGAGGGGAGGgcccccacagcagcacagcttttctttccacctCAGGATGTGGGTGGGTTTGTGACAGGCCTTTGAAATCCTGTTCGAGGATGGTGCTGCCCTCCCTGCTATGTCCCCTTATTACACCCTTTTTCCCACTATATCCCAATACACTCAGCAGTGCCTCTGCCTTTCGGCAGGACACCAGCAATGAGATAGTGCTCCACGGGTCCTTCCAAGAGCTCTTGTGGTGCTGTGATCCTGCACTAACTCCTTGTGCTCCAGAGGCACAATAGCTGATGCCCCAGTGAGTGGCTTAATTGGCCCATGGGGCATTGTGAGATCATAGTGATGTCACATCACTGCATTGTCACACCACTGTGATGACATCCTGTCACACAGAAAGTGTCCACCAAACCCATGGGTGGGGATCCCCTGGAGGCCCCTGTGGGCCTCCCATTATGTGTGACCCAGCTGAGAGAGCTCATGTCCCCAGGCCCCTGCTCTGTTCTGTCAGTCTGGGAGGCAAAGCAGGTGTCCTCGCCAAAGGAAGAAATGCGAGGAACTGCCACGCCAAAGATGCCTGGTTTGGGCTTCACTttgccttttctccctttttagACCTTCTTCCCTGTCACGGCCAAGCAGCTGTAACTCAGGCAATTGCATCAAACTGGATATTTGGCCCATCCCTGTCAACATCTAATTCCTGATTCACATCttgagaaacagaagagaaacacaGGCCAAGGGAAATCCCTGCCTTCCCCTTTGCTCAGGCTCCCCCTCAGCCCAGACacctctctgctgccttcccagtCTCCCCTGCCCTCGTTTCTGCTGCTCTCACTTCCTACCCCTTTTTGGCTGGATTTGGTGATTTGCTCGTCAAACAAAGGCAAGAGACAGGCACAGCAATCTGTTGGCTGTGCAACAATCACCACAGGTGTCTAGAGAAACAGCGagaggcacagcccagggatGGTGTTCCTCTCCTTCCAAAGCAGTTTCTGGCATATGCTTCAGCTGCAGCTCTTCTCCTGTTCAGCAAgtggaggagcagcaccagctgcgccccaaattccctctgctgtgctgagcGCTCAGCCACAAGGGCCACATCTGCACCCTCGGGCAGTGCCAAGGGAGCTCCATCAGCTCAAGTATGCGCTCCCGGGAGGGCGTGTGCAGTTGCAGCTGGAAAGCACAGATGTTGAGGAATACATTTGGTGAGGGAGCTCGGGGTGCAGCttcagtgggagctgcaggttGAGCTTTGGGTGGCAGGACCTCAAGGCATGGGGACCTGTGGCACAGCGAGGGAGTCGGACACTCAGAGACGGGGCAGGAACTGGAGACTCGGGAGGGAGAGCTAAGACTTTGTGTGCTTGGACTGTG belongs to Pseudopipra pipra isolate bDixPip1 chromosome 17, bDixPip1.hap1, whole genome shotgun sequence and includes:
- the LOC135423760 gene encoding uncharacterized protein LOC135423760, with the protein product MDSDLLNLPIGVKIPVKPGTKPVFCRGKVGEKLHQPFPYFTLDDPYNHHLTIDYNCLHDPHLRDYHKRKDVLELLMRRGFVTSDNKVVCTLKEFNQYRDYLTRHKLFSETMSMRKEECIQPPPAKSKHGTQLPGATNASRPGRRWMQTHKPYCPPPPKRRETTRKLRQSKTVKAALDEDQTYATADLGQEDATLPGSVSTGADSQGKPDIPADGQVKAVSEQLTAAEAQKLKELVETVVLRVFGKLKVPQDKRVNFLKNAAQGIRGTSSSMRAQPLETPPDHCQEMETVAQELVATVLEMLGDHLESQASDQGAAASLEEQPVDGGATQADKSEEAETATSHRACLEACLDKLTGLVVKNVRNLLKSMVASQFGRDSSGEHTEILELPKGQASNIQPEPSQTLSSKQGMEARRGFPRASERRRQEASKGTKLPPLQPKRRAEGTGYAKTLEPEVLATVKESLENEEDAATSGNTLDIRTMAKQIIQSAIQRICQCRPAPTPEEDFKGTTASQGGKESSAAEDTLPSVGRRISRQPVPPAGPKPPARAGARRRAVRPKPV